In Parus major isolate Abel chromosome 3, Parus_major1.1, whole genome shotgun sequence, the following are encoded in one genomic region:
- the MYO6 gene encoding unconventional myosin-VI isoform X2: MEDGKPVWAPHPTDGFQMGMIVDIGPNNLTIEPLNQKGKTFQAAINQVFPAEEDSKKDVEDNCSLMYLNEATLLHNIKVRYSKDRIYTYVANILIAVNPYFDIPKFYSSDTIKKYQGRSLGTLPPHVFAIADKAFRDMKVLKMSQSIIVSGESGAGKTENTKFVLRYLTESYGSGQDIDDRIVEANPLLEAFGNAKTVRNNNSSRFGKFVEIHFNEKNSVVGGFVSHYLLEKSRICVQGKEERNYHIFYRLCAGAPEDIREKLYLSSPDNFRYLNRGCTRFFANKETDKQILQNRKSPEYLKEGSLKDPLLDDHGDFNRMCTAMKKIGLDDEEKLDLFRVVAGVLHLGNIDFEEAGSTSGGCTPRARSQAALERCAALLGLDEDDLRGSLTSRVMLTTAGGAKGTVIKVPLKVEQANNARDALAKTVYSHLFDHVVKRVNQCFPFETSSFFIGVLDIAGFEYFEHNSFEQFCINYCNEKLQQFFNERILKEEQELYQKEGLGVNEVRYVDNQDCIDLIEAKLVGVLDILDEENRLPQPSDQHFTSVVHQKHKDHFRLSIPRKSKLAVHRNIRDDEGFIIRHFAGAVCYETMQFVEKNNDALHMSLQSLICESKDKFVRQLFEANTNNNKDPKQKAGKLSFISVGNKFKQFYFSWTIPAQHG; this comes from the exons GTTCCTTGATGTATTTAAATGAAGCCACTCTCCTTCACAATATCAAAGTTCGGTACAGTAAGGACAGAATTTAC ACCTATGTAGCCAACATTCTTATTGCAGTGAATCCATACTTTGATATACCCAAGTTTTATTCTTCAGATACTATTAAAAAGTACCAGGGTAGATCGCTGGGAACATTGCCACCACATGTTTTTGCAATTG CTGATAAAGCATTCCGTGACATGAAAGTGCTTAAGATGAGTCAATCCATCATAGTCTCTGGAGAATCAGGAGCTGGCAAGACAGAAAACACTAAATTTGTTTTGAG GTATTTGACAGAATCCTATGGAAGTGGCCAAGATATTGATGATAGAATTGTAGAAG caaatcCCCTATTAGAAGCTTTTGGAAATGCAAAGACTGTTCGTAACAACAACAGCAGTCGATTTGGGAAATTTGTTGAAATTCACTTCAATGAAAAG AATTCGGTGGTTGGTGGATTTGTGTCACACTATCTTCTGGAGAAATCTAGGATCTGTGTgcaagggaaagaagagaggaattACCATATCTTTTACAGGCTTTGTGCTGGTGCTCCAGAAGACATTAGGGAAAAGCTGTATCTAAGCTCTCCTGACAACTTTAGG TATTTAAATCGAGGCTGTACCAGATTCTTCGCTAACAAAGAAACAGACAAGCAGATTTTGCAAAATCGCAAGAGTCCTGAG TATCTTAAAGAAGGTTCCTTGAAGGATCCATTGTTAGATGATCATGGAGATTTCAACAGAATGTGCACAGCAATGAAAAAGATTGGACTGGATGATGAGGAAAAACTTGACCTTTTTAGAGTAGTGGCTGGTGTACTTCATCTTGGAAATATTGATTTTGAGGAAGCTGGGAGTACTTCAG GGGGCTGCACGCCGCGCGCGCGGAGCCAGGCGGCGCTGGAGCGCTGCGCGGCCCTGCTGGGCCTGGACGAGGACGACCTGCGCGGGAGCCTCACGTCGCGCGTCATGCTCACCACGGCAGGGGGCGCCAAGGGCACGGTCATCAA GGTACCCTTGAAAGTGGAACAAGCAAACAATGCTCGTGATGCCTTGGCTAAAACCGTGTATAGTCATCTGTTTGATCATGTAGTGAAAAGGGTAAACCAGTGTTTTCCGTTTGAaacttcttctttcttcattggAGTTCTAGATATAGCTGGTTTTG AGTACTTTGAACACAACAGTTTTGAACAATTCTGTATAAACTACTGTaatgaaaaactgcagcaattttttaatgaaagaattCTGAAAGAG GAACAAGAACTTTACCAGAAAGAAGGCCTGGGGGTTAATGAAGTTCGTTATGTAGATAATCAGGACTGTATAG ATTTGATTGAAGCAAAATTAGTAGGTGTACTGGATATTTTGGATGAAGAAAACCGTCTTCCCCAACCAAGTGACCAGCATTTTACTTCAGTTGTGCATCAGAAACACAAGGACCATTTCAGGCTCTCA ATTCCCAGAAAGTCTAAATTGGCTGTTCACAGAAATATCAGAGATGATGAAGGCTTTATTATCCGACACTTTGCAGGAGCAGTATGCTACGAGACG ATGcaatttgtggaaaaaaacaatgatGCTTTGCACATGTCCCTCCAGTCTCTTATATGTGAATCCAAGGACAAGTTTGTTCGACAGTTGTTTGAAGCTAACACTAACAACAACAAGGATCCCAAACAAAAAGCTGGGAAACTCAGTTTCATCAGTGTTGGTAACAAATTCAAG cagttttattttagctGGACTATTCCAGCTCAGCATGGCTAG